In Dromiciops gliroides isolate mDroGli1 chromosome 5, mDroGli1.pri, whole genome shotgun sequence, the following are encoded in one genomic region:
- the CHRM2 gene encoding muscarinic acetylcholine receptor M2, which produces MVNWARGDLSEKPKMNNSTSPNSTNNGMALASPYKTVEVIFIVLVAGSLSLVTTIGNILVMVSIKVNRHLQTVNNYFLFSLACADLIIGAFSMNLYTLYTVIGYWPLGPVVCDLWLALDYVVSNASVMNLLIISFDRYFCVTKPLTYPVKRTTKMAGMMIAAAWVLSFVLWAPAILFWQFIVGVRTVKDGECYIQFFSNAAVTFGTAIAAFYLPVIIMSVLYWHISRASKSRIKKDKKEAVTNQDPVSPSLVQGRIVKPNNNNIPTSDDGLEHNKIQNGKATRDAVTENCIQGEEKESSNDSTSVSAVASNIKEDDITREENTVSTSQGHSKEENSKLTCIKIVTKTQKGDCCAPTNTTVEIVGPSGQNGDDKQNIVARKIVKMTKQPAKKKPPPSREKKVTRTILAILLAFIVTWTPYNVMVLINTFCATCVPNTVWTIGYWLCYINSTINPACYALCNATFKKTFKHLLMCNYKNIGATR; this is translated from the coding sequence ATGGTCAATTGGGCACGTGGTGACTTATCAGAGAAACCCAAAATGAATAATTCAACAAGCCCAAACTCCACTAACAATGGAATGGCTCTTGCAAGTCCATATAAAACAGTAGAAGTGATATTCATTGTACTGGTAGCAGGATCACTCAGTTTGGTCACCACCATTGGAAATATCCTGGTCATGGTCTCCATTAAAGTCAATCGCCACCTCCAGACTgttaacaattattttttgttcagCTTGGCATGTGCCGACCTCATCATAGGCGCCTTCTCCATGAACTTATACACTCTCTACACTGTGATTGGCTACTGGCCCTTGGGGCCTGTGGTGTGCGACCTTTGGCTAGCCTTGGACTATGTTGTCAGCAATGCCTCTGTTATGAACCTACTCATCATCAGCTTTGACAGATACTTTTGTGTCACCAAGCCACTAACTTATCCAGTCAAGAGGACCACCAAAATGGCAGGCATGATGATTGCAGCTGCCTGGGTCCTCTCCTTTGTACTGTGGGCACCTGCCATTCTCTTCTGGCAGTTCATTGTAGGGGTAAGGACCGTGAAGGATGGAGAGTGCTACATTCAATTTTTCTCCAATGCTGCTGTCACCTTTGGCACAGCCATTGCCGCTTTCTACTTGCCTGTGATCATAATGTCAGTCTTGTACTGGCACATATCCCGAGCCAGCAAGAGCAggataaaaaaggataaaaaagaagcTGTGACAAACCAGGACCCAGTCTCTCCAAGTCTTGTCCAAGGCAGGATTGTGaaaccgaacaacaacaacatccccaCCAGTGATGATGGGCTGGAGCATAACAAAATTCAGAATGGCAAAGCCACCAGAGATGCAGTGACTGAAAACTGTAttcaaggggaggagaaagagagttcCAATGATTCCACCTCTGTCAGTGCTGTGGCTTCTAACATTAAAGAAGATGATATAACCAGAGAAGAAAACACAGTTTCCACCTCCCAGGGCCATTCCAAAGAAGAGAATTCCAAGCTGACATGCATCAAAATTGTCACCAAAACCCAGAAAGGCGACTGCTGTGCTCCCACCAATACCACTGTAGAGATTGTTGGCCCTTCAGGACAGAATGGGGATGACAAACAGAATATTGTTGCCCGCAAGATTGTAAAGATGACTAAGCAGCCTGCAAAAAAGAAACCTCCTCCTtccagagaaaagaaagtgaCCAGGACTATCTTGGCTATCCTATTGGCTTTCATTGTCACCTGGACCCCATACAATGTCATGGTGCTTATAAACACCTTCTGTGCAACCTGTGTTCCCAATACAGTATGGACAATTGGTTACTGGCTCTGTTACATCAATAGCACCATCAACCCTGCTTGCTATGCTTTGTGCAATGCCACTTTCAAGAAAACTTTCAAACACCTTCTCATGTGTAATTACAAGAACATAGGAGCCACGAGGTAA